A window from Mesorhizobium sp. WSM2240 encodes these proteins:
- a CDS encoding DUF2339 domain-containing protein — MLFDSFGLLGTLGLVALVVIVIRLNTRLGLVERELGAMRSLVLSRPPAAAASAVAKEQAPPATMERAGEPIVDGAVPETAEQAGGEPAEPAGPWGMVEGRDTAGAEPAPAAAAGSSAAKADIETALGTRWAVWVGGVALALGGVFLIRYSIEAGIFGPGVRLTMAALLGLALVGAGEFIRRTGFEIPLNGGNNAYIPGILTAAGAFTLFGAVYAAHGVYGFIGPASAFVLMGIIGVGTVAAALVHGQALAGFGLLGSLVTPLLVASEAPNAWALFGYLAIVLAAAVAIARLRDWRFLAGAAFAGTGLWCLVYMAGSETIDFTVVLFINLVILLSLALIWLGRRGGGEEAAVAFDWPTAIPALSVAFAALSLLINPDYQALGGALYGTILITAMVAIALYRPGALALLHAAGAASVVAYARAALSGTFAFDFAGGSLVIDGFPATPFSALMPYIGAAIGALFLAAGLWSARNLAASAPVRGAHWAAWAALTPLAILMAVWIISGNPDRDYGLAAVALLLGAILTAGGEAIARAENPPLAGGLSVSFALVGAGVALVLFLHMAFGPGLTTVLVGAAAALPALATRQRSYPVLGWLSVGAAIVVMARVAVDPTIVGRELLGRTPVFNALLPGYGIPALAFGFAAWQLARTTAGRPRLAMEAAAALFSLLAAAMLVRHAMHGGVIDSSAPTLAEQAIYTLLALGAGAILIALDMRSPSPVLRYGSIAAGCVSAILIVANHFFTLNPLFTDESTGRIPFFNLLLLAYLLPAIAAGALALYARGKRPRWYPAMLALVGAALAFVYATLSVRRLFKGEFIGFWSGLGQFETYSYSALWLAMGVGLLVAGVWQKSYILRIASGALIAIAVAKVFLFDMSELEGVLRALSFIGLGAVLIGIGLFYQRLLTRAARTDAPAKAQ, encoded by the coding sequence ATGTTATTCGACAGCTTCGGGCTCCTGGGCACGCTCGGCCTCGTGGCGCTTGTCGTGATCGTCATACGCCTGAATACGCGCCTGGGGCTGGTCGAGCGCGAGCTTGGCGCAATGCGCTCCCTCGTCCTCTCCCGGCCGCCGGCTGCTGCGGCCTCGGCCGTGGCGAAAGAACAGGCGCCGCCTGCAACGATGGAGCGGGCTGGCGAACCCATAGTGGACGGCGCGGTTCCCGAGACCGCGGAGCAAGCTGGGGGTGAACCTGCCGAACCGGCAGGACCATGGGGGATGGTCGAGGGGAGGGATACGGCAGGCGCTGAACCCGCGCCTGCGGCGGCTGCCGGATCATCCGCTGCGAAGGCTGACATAGAAACGGCGCTCGGCACGCGCTGGGCCGTCTGGGTCGGCGGCGTAGCGCTGGCGCTCGGGGGTGTGTTCCTGATCCGCTATTCGATCGAGGCTGGCATCTTCGGCCCTGGCGTGCGCCTGACTATGGCGGCGCTGCTTGGCCTGGCGCTCGTCGGCGCAGGCGAGTTCATCCGCCGCACCGGCTTCGAGATACCGCTGAACGGTGGCAACAACGCTTACATTCCCGGCATATTGACCGCCGCCGGCGCCTTCACCCTGTTCGGGGCGGTCTACGCCGCGCACGGCGTCTATGGCTTCATCGGTCCGGCCTCCGCCTTCGTGCTTATGGGAATCATAGGCGTGGGGACCGTTGCTGCCGCTCTGGTGCACGGGCAGGCGCTGGCCGGCTTCGGCCTGCTCGGCTCGCTGGTCACGCCGCTGCTCGTCGCCTCCGAAGCCCCGAATGCCTGGGCACTGTTCGGCTACCTCGCCATCGTGCTCGCCGCGGCAGTCGCCATCGCCCGCCTGCGCGATTGGCGCTTTCTTGCTGGTGCCGCCTTTGCCGGAACCGGGCTCTGGTGCCTGGTTTATATGGCCGGCTCGGAAACGATCGACTTCACCGTTGTGCTCTTCATCAATCTCGTCATCCTGCTGTCGCTGGCCTTGATCTGGCTGGGCAGGCGCGGCGGCGGCGAGGAGGCGGCGGTTGCGTTCGACTGGCCGACAGCCATTCCGGCATTGTCGGTTGCGTTTGCAGCGCTATCGCTGCTGATCAACCCGGATTATCAGGCATTAGGCGGCGCCCTCTATGGCACCATTCTGATCACGGCGATGGTCGCTATCGCGCTTTATCGCCCCGGCGCGCTCGCGCTACTCCACGCCGCCGGCGCGGCATCCGTTGTCGCTTACGCGCGAGCCGCGCTGAGCGGCACTTTCGCGTTCGATTTTGCCGGCGGAAGTCTGGTCATAGACGGCTTTCCCGCTACCCCATTTTCGGCGCTCATGCCCTATATCGGAGCCGCGATTGGTGCGCTCTTCCTGGCCGCTGGCCTTTGGAGCGCGCGAAACCTCGCCGCATCGGCCCCGGTTCGTGGCGCGCATTGGGCCGCCTGGGCTGCGCTCACGCCGCTCGCCATCCTCATGGCGGTCTGGATCATCTCCGGCAATCCCGACCGCGACTATGGTCTCGCGGCTGTGGCGCTACTGCTCGGCGCGATCCTGACGGCTGGAGGCGAAGCGATCGCCAGGGCCGAAAACCCGCCACTTGCGGGCGGTCTCTCGGTGTCTTTTGCGCTTGTCGGCGCGGGCGTTGCTCTGGTTCTCTTCCTGCACATGGCGTTCGGCCCCGGCCTGACCACGGTTCTCGTCGGTGCGGCTGCGGCGCTGCCCGCATTGGCTACACGGCAGCGGAGCTATCCGGTGCTGGGCTGGCTCTCAGTCGGCGCGGCGATTGTTGTCATGGCGCGAGTCGCAGTCGATCCGACGATCGTTGGCCGGGAACTCCTCGGCAGGACCCCGGTGTTCAACGCGCTCCTGCCCGGCTACGGCATCCCGGCGCTGGCGTTCGGTTTCGCAGCCTGGCAATTGGCGCGAACCACCGCCGGAAGGCCACGGCTGGCCATGGAGGCTGCCGCCGCACTGTTTTCGCTACTCGCAGCTGCTATGCTGGTGCGCCACGCCATGCATGGCGGCGTGATAGACTCCAGCGCCCCCACGCTCGCCGAACAGGCGATCTACACGCTGCTCGCACTCGGGGCAGGGGCGATCCTCATCGCGCTCGACATGCGTTCGCCGAGTCCCGTGCTGCGCTACGGCTCAATCGCAGCCGGGTGCGTGTCCGCCATTCTCATCGTCGCGAACCATTTCTTCACCCTGAATCCGCTATTTACCGACGAGTCGACCGGACGAATCCCGTTCTTCAATCTGTTGTTGTTGGCATATCTGCTGCCGGCAATCGCCGCCGGGGCGTTAGCCCTCTACGCGCGTGGAAAACGCCCGCGCTGGTATCCGGCGATGCTTGCGCTGGTTGGAGCGGCGCTCGCCTTCGTCTATGCGACGCTGTCGGTGCGGCGGCTGTTCAAGGGCGAGTTCATCGGCTTCTGGAGCGGGCTAGGCCAGTTCGAGACCTATTCCTATTCGGCGCTCTGGCTAGCCATGGGAGTCGGCCTGCTGGTAGCCGGTGTCTGGCAGAAGTCGTACATTCTGCGCATCGCGTCGGGTGCGCTGATCGCCATCGCTGTCGCCAAGGTGTTCCTGTTCGACATGTCGGAACTGGAAGGCGTGCTGCGCGCGCTGTCTTTCATAGGGCTCGGCGCGGTGCTGATCGGCATTGGGCTGTTTTACCAGCGGCTGCTTACGCGCGCCGCCAGAACAGACGCGCCGGCAAAGGCGCAGTAG
- a CDS encoding MFS transporter: MAMTANAKAPAKSVPWLIIICGCLIAALTFGPRSAMGFFQLPMLAEKGWDRTTFGLAMALQNLFWGLGLPFFGAIADRYGTWRVLALGGVIYAAGLYMMATATSITALHIGGGVLVGLGVAAGSFSIVLAAFARHTPPEKRSVVFGIGTAAGSAGMFIFAPISQGMIDAYGWSDTLIYMSAAMLVIPVLAMPLYGSSHNAAAAQKAVQQSVGNALREAFAHKSYVLLVSGFFVCGFQVAFITAHFPAYIGDIGIDARYAVIALALIGFFNIIGSLASGAIGQRYSKPIFLAWIYIGRSIAVTAFLLLPQTPASVIIFAIVMGLLWLSTVPPTNALVAIMFGTRHLGLLGGLVFLSHQIGSFLGVWLGGYLYDRFGTYDPVWWLGVALGLFAAVVHWPIKERPVERMQLAAAE, from the coding sequence ATGGCGATGACGGCGAACGCGAAGGCCCCGGCGAAGAGTGTTCCGTGGCTGATCATCATTTGCGGCTGCCTGATCGCTGCGCTGACCTTTGGGCCACGCTCGGCCATGGGCTTCTTTCAGCTGCCGATGCTGGCTGAAAAGGGTTGGGACCGTACGACGTTCGGACTGGCCATGGCGCTGCAGAACCTGTTCTGGGGCCTCGGTCTTCCCTTCTTCGGTGCGATCGCCGACCGCTACGGCACCTGGCGCGTGCTGGCGCTCGGCGGCGTCATCTATGCTGCCGGCCTCTATATGATGGCCACTGCCACCTCCATCACGGCGCTGCATATCGGTGGCGGCGTGCTGGTCGGCCTCGGCGTCGCGGCAGGATCGTTCTCGATCGTTCTCGCCGCCTTCGCTCGCCATACGCCGCCCGAAAAGCGCTCGGTCGTGTTCGGCATCGGCACTGCGGCGGGCTCGGCCGGCATGTTCATCTTCGCGCCGATCTCCCAGGGCATGATCGACGCCTATGGCTGGTCGGACACGCTGATTTATATGAGCGCCGCGATGCTGGTCATCCCGGTGCTGGCGATGCCGCTCTACGGTAGCTCGCACAATGCGGCTGCGGCGCAGAAGGCCGTGCAGCAGTCAGTCGGCAACGCGCTGCGCGAGGCTTTCGCCCACAAGAGCTATGTGCTCCTCGTCTCCGGCTTTTTCGTATGCGGTTTCCAGGTGGCGTTCATTACCGCGCATTTTCCTGCCTATATCGGCGATATCGGCATCGACGCGCGCTACGCCGTCATCGCGCTGGCGCTCATCGGCTTCTTCAACATCATCGGCTCGCTGGCCTCGGGCGCGATCGGGCAGAGATATTCCAAGCCGATCTTTCTTGCCTGGATCTATATCGGACGCTCGATCGCGGTGACGGCGTTTCTTCTGCTGCCGCAAACGCCGGCCAGCGTCATCATCTTTGCGATCGTGATGGGTCTTTTGTGGCTCTCGACGGTGCCGCCGACCAACGCGCTTGTCGCCATCATGTTCGGCACGCGCCATCTCGGGCTCTTGGGCGGCCTCGTATTCCTGTCGCACCAGATCGGCTCGTTTCTCGGCGTCTGGCTCGGCGGCTACCTCTACGACCGCTTCGGCACCTACGACCCGGTATGGTGGCTTGGCGTGGCGCTCGGCCTGTTCGCGGCCGTGGTGCATTGGCCGATCAAGGAGCGGCCGGTAGAGCGCATGCAGTTGGCGGCGGCGGAGTAG
- a CDS encoding RNA polymerase sigma factor, with the protein MDDRKAAILAEIPRLRRYARALLRDRDAADDLVQDSLERALVRLDNWRTGDSPRRWLFTIMHHLFVDQMRKVKRRGEASMLQIEASEAMSLPAHQAEDVASREILDALQAISPDRRAAILMVAVEGFSYAEAANVLGVPAGTLMSRIARGRDELRGLLDDGARRRTIRVVEP; encoded by the coding sequence ATGGACGACCGGAAGGCAGCGATACTTGCGGAAATACCGCGTTTGCGCCGCTACGCGCGAGCCTTGCTGCGCGACCGCGACGCTGCCGACGATCTTGTTCAGGATAGTCTCGAACGGGCGCTTGTCCGTCTCGACAATTGGCGCACCGGCGACAGCCCGCGCCGCTGGCTGTTCACCATCATGCACCACCTCTTCGTCGACCAGATGCGCAAGGTGAAAAGGCGCGGCGAGGCTTCCATGCTGCAGATTGAGGCGAGCGAAGCGATGTCGCTGCCGGCGCATCAGGCCGAGGATGTCGCTTCCCGCGAGATACTCGATGCGCTGCAGGCCATCAGTCCGGATCGCCGCGCCGCCATATTGATGGTTGCTGTCGAAGGATTTTCCTACGCCGAAGCCGCCAACGTACTGGGTGTGCCAGCCGGCACGCTGATGTCGCGGATCGCACGCGGGCGGGACGAACTGCGCGGCTTGCTCGACGACGGAGCGCGCCGGCGGACGATAAGGGTGGTCGAGCCATGA
- a CDS encoding anti-sigma factor, which yields MTMREFSERDIHLALDGELPQDERAAYERWLETHPDMEAKSRRYEADRDLLRGAVAGVLDEPVPECLAKTLASETPPGSRNSALPRWRMAAAAALIFAAGGLGGYFLGASGWRPVNGTAIQLADGAIAAHAIYAAEKLHVVEVGADQKEHLVGWLSKRIGVKLVAPDLTAEGFELIGGRLLPAEATKTAAQFMYQDRTGNRISLYVARDSSNTETGFRLLEEGDTRALYWLDDGYGCAVAGNLPEEVLVKVANTAYRQLLQGMKG from the coding sequence ATGACCATGCGCGAATTCAGCGAACGCGACATCCATCTGGCGCTCGATGGCGAGCTGCCGCAGGACGAACGGGCTGCCTATGAACGGTGGCTTGAAACCCACCCCGACATGGAAGCGAAGAGCCGGCGCTATGAGGCTGATCGTGACCTGCTGCGCGGGGCGGTCGCGGGCGTTCTCGACGAACCGGTGCCGGAATGTCTTGCCAAGACCCTGGCCAGCGAAACGCCGCCCGGGTCACGCAATTCAGCACTGCCGCGCTGGCGCATGGCGGCGGCTGCCGCGCTGATTTTCGCGGCAGGCGGTTTGGGCGGCTATTTCCTGGGAGCTTCCGGGTGGCGGCCGGTGAACGGGACGGCAATCCAATTGGCCGACGGCGCGATCGCCGCCCATGCCATCTATGCCGCCGAAAAGCTGCATGTCGTGGAAGTCGGCGCCGACCAGAAGGAGCATCTGGTCGGCTGGCTTTCCAAGCGCATCGGCGTGAAGCTGGTGGCGCCCGACCTTACGGCCGAAGGTTTCGAACTGATCGGCGGACGGCTGCTGCCGGCGGAAGCAACCAAGACAGCGGCTCAGTTCATGTATCAGGACCGCACCGGCAACCGCATTTCGCTCTATGTCGCGCGCGACAGTTCCAATACCGAAACCGGCTTCCGCCTGCTCGAAGAGGGCGACACGCGCGCACTGTACTGGCTGGACGACGGCTATGGCTGCGCGGTAGCCGGGAATTTGCCGGAAGAAGTGCTGGTCAAGGTTGCAAATACCGCCTACCGGCAGCTGCTGCAGGGCATGAAAGGCTGA
- a CDS encoding GNAT family N-acetyltransferase, whose product MPAEIRLARASDVDALAAIENAVFEADRISRKSFRSLVGSASAIVLVAAVQGAIAGYCALLFRAGSHKARLYSLAAARGSGIGRALLAAAEEAAAARGCTDLRLEVREDNARAMSLYEQSGYRRFGRKPSYYADGAAALLYEKPLHLAEPAAPTRKRER is encoded by the coding sequence ATGCCTGCCGAAATTCGCCTGGCCCGCGCGTCTGACGTCGATGCCTTGGCAGCGATCGAAAACGCTGTTTTCGAGGCGGATCGCATTTCCCGAAAATCGTTCCGGAGCTTGGTTGGTAGCGCTTCGGCCATCGTTCTGGTGGCGGCCGTGCAAGGCGCCATCGCCGGCTATTGCGCCCTGTTGTTTCGCGCTGGCAGCCACAAGGCGCGCCTCTACTCGCTCGCGGCCGCTCGCGGGAGCGGTATCGGCCGGGCGCTGCTGGCCGCGGCCGAAGAGGCGGCGGCTGCGCGAGGCTGCACGGACCTGCGCCTCGAAGTACGTGAAGACAATGCGAGGGCGATGAGCCTCTACGAGCAAAGCGGCTACCGCCGGTTCGGGCGCAAGCCGAGCTACTATGCCGACGGCGCTGCCGCCCTATTGTACGAAAAGCCGCTTCATTTGGCCGAACCGGCCGCACCCACCCGAAAGCGTGAACGATAA
- a CDS encoding RimK family protein produces the protein MTWVILTGRQSHLDQVATPHKVITNRDYLAHPALFRGQRPKVINLSSSYAYQSRGYYASLLASSRGHKVIPTVETMIDLSEHKLYEHALPELEQALNKCRKELGGSFPAKVTFFFGIGPSKAWDRFAKLLFDWFRAPALEVAIKDNRQWASIHKIGFYSLTRMSPEEKPRFLESLAIYTNREWRDTKTRTPARYTFATLVNPNEDLPPSEISSLRHWAKIAEKMGVEVEPITRKDLAKLANYDALFIRETTSISNHTYRFARRAQQEGMPVIDDPLSMIRCTNKVYLNELMNYNKVPVPPTVMIAGPSDLEVAAQTLGFPLVLKIPDSSFSRGVKKASNFEELRTLATLWLEDSDLLIAQKFIPTEYDWRIGVLGGQPLFAVHYLMAKKHWQIVNHERSGKPDQGGIRTFTLKDAPTHVVETAVSAARCIGDGLYGVDLKETGDGVFVIEVNDNPNLDHGWEDSGEKDEVWVRLTQWFLDRLDRQGR, from the coding sequence ATGACCTGGGTCATCCTTACCGGCCGCCAAAGCCATCTCGATCAGGTTGCGACGCCGCACAAGGTCATTACCAACCGCGACTATCTCGCCCACCCGGCTTTGTTTCGCGGCCAACGCCCGAAGGTCATCAATCTGTCGAGCAGCTACGCCTATCAGAGCCGCGGCTACTATGCCTCGTTGCTGGCGAGTTCGCGAGGCCACAAGGTCATCCCGACGGTCGAGACGATGATCGACCTTTCCGAGCACAAGCTCTACGAGCACGCGCTGCCGGAACTGGAGCAGGCGCTCAACAAATGCCGAAAGGAACTTGGCGGCTCCTTCCCGGCGAAGGTCACGTTCTTCTTCGGCATTGGTCCGTCAAAAGCCTGGGACCGCTTCGCCAAGCTGCTGTTCGACTGGTTTCGTGCTCCGGCGCTGGAGGTCGCGATCAAGGACAACCGGCAATGGGCTTCGATCCACAAGATCGGCTTTTATTCGCTGACGCGCATGAGCCCCGAGGAAAAACCGCGCTTCCTGGAGAGCCTGGCCATCTACACCAACCGCGAATGGCGCGACACCAAGACCCGTACGCCGGCGCGCTACACCTTTGCCACTCTGGTCAATCCGAACGAGGATTTGCCGCCCTCCGAGATTTCCTCCCTGCGCCACTGGGCCAAGATCGCTGAAAAGATGGGCGTCGAGGTCGAGCCGATCACGAGAAAGGATCTGGCCAAGCTAGCCAATTACGATGCGCTGTTCATTCGCGAAACGACATCCATCTCCAACCACACCTACCGCTTCGCGCGCCGCGCGCAGCAGGAGGGTATGCCGGTGATCGACGATCCGCTGTCGATGATCCGTTGCACCAACAAGGTCTATCTCAACGAATTGATGAACTACAACAAGGTGCCGGTGCCGCCGACGGTTATGATCGCCGGCCCGTCCGATCTGGAAGTGGCGGCGCAGACGTTAGGCTTTCCGCTGGTCCTGAAAATCCCCGACAGCTCGTTTTCGCGCGGCGTGAAGAAGGCCTCGAATTTCGAGGAGCTGAGGACCTTGGCGACACTCTGGCTGGAAGATTCAGACCTTTTGATCGCCCAGAAGTTCATCCCGACCGAATATGACTGGCGCATAGGCGTCCTCGGTGGCCAGCCGCTCTTCGCCGTGCATTACCTGATGGCGAAGAAGCACTGGCAGATCGTCAACCACGAGCGCTCAGGCAAGCCGGACCAGGGCGGCATCCGCACTTTCACGCTGAAGGACGCTCCGACACATGTCGTCGAGACAGCGGTCAGCGCCGCACGCTGCATCGGCGACGGACTTTACGGCGTCGATTTGAAGGAAACTGGAGACGGCGTTTTCGTCATCGAGGTCAACGACAACCCAAATCTCGACCACGGCTGGGAGGATTCTGGCGAAAAGGACGAGGTCTGGGTGAGGCTGACGCAGTGGTTTCTCGACCGGCTGGACCGGCAGGGGCGGTAA